Proteins co-encoded in one Coxiella burnetii genomic window:
- a CDS encoding type I polyketide synthase, with the protein MLSEQRDVIRDIIAVLRKHVEVDDININHSFASLGITSLRAVQLVNELNATLGVRLKAQDLFLYPTPLALSNYLTNKSTKLEVSEAIFSSENRQNKNEAIAIIAMDCKYPGADDCESLWDNCISGKECISFFNKKSTKEKNNTQRPVHARGILKDIEYFDAQFFNYSPKEAQLSDPQQRLFIESAWIALEKAGYASDDRSYGRVGVYASMNDSTYILDQSALQIAKDNLTERFALQRLMSSQFLATKVAYLLNCRGPSVTVQTACSSSLVAVVLACQQLASFTCDMAIAGGVSIVTPQDRPYIYQQGNIYSPDGHCRPFDAHAEGTVFSNGLGVVILKRLSDAIRDNDSIISVIKGYSINNDGSHKMSYAAPSQEGQLHCILAAQAMANVEANSIRYVETHGTGTPIGDPIEIDALAKAFRMKTTKEQFCALGSIKANIGHTHVAAGMASLIKTALALQHQQIPPSLHFSSPNPAIDFAHSPFYVNTRLLHWREAQYPRRAAVSAFGVGGTNAHIVLEEAPEIKSFPAKRATYTLLLSAKSEEALRAYHDNLINFLEKQQSASPTLLADLAYTLQIGRNHYDYRSAVVCETLSEALVQLKVEKEKSYSPILKRNVSPKKIVFLFPGQGSQYIDTSRMLYEREPIYRRYLDECLQMASYHMGTNLHDILFPKKENQESAKSKLFQAQFTHPILFSIEYALAKCFQYFGIVPDIMLGHSLGEYVAACLAEVFSLEEAITIVCARGKAIANCGEGEMLAVPLPKKELLPFCTMDIGIAVEITPSLCVVSGSRAAMKEFQQAIEPVLSKKSLSLKPLKNTSPFHTHLLKPAVKPFLEVLQSVKKHSPKIPYLSNLTGDWITDDKLNDQYWVDHMLSTVLLSTCVEKLLVEAENTVFLEVGPGRTLLSTLQMHTKNKLKMITVLANEKTIKKSDDKIFANAIKELWCQGHSIDWRKFYSDEKRRRIPLPTYPFQKQRYWIDQLFNYREADSVEHKTELKFYLPAWINVPEPVGLLLTFSSNPEIRRWIIFANQSVLCEKTCKSLLSMGENIIKIFPGEEIILHTYNTFTINPAEKSHYEEVLRKSVSTDEAHYVILHFWGVDSSEIKSGHNLLNSTELYQGLYSGIFIAQALNRIIPHASIFWGMVTTHLYSVLGNEKINPLKSTVLSLSRVLPLENSNIRMCQIDVDSLMNENTVALYANEVISQVVKNLSCSEVVANTIVLRHQKRWKPTYQEINVTEFSNGSDITIDPQGTYLITGGLGGMGLAIAKWLSDKNSGITILLLSRSVFPAQNSWDDWLANHTPKDPISEKIKQLKKIVRKGCQVEILKGDIADYRQIKVLLSKVEKQTGPIRGIFHLAGISGGGLTALKNIETVQAVLQPKIQGTWVLARLFRKKVLDFFVSASSLTAIAGGVGQIDYCAANIFLDHFLEQNPFKYCERLLTINWNAWRSVGMAANVAGAKVHCRLYAGNSVTPEQGIKVLNTFLRSPYRQVLVSRYQPEEEIKRIKRMFQPEEKIDLSAANRMKPKESNQLNVFDVMGQTWKAVLGVSKINKTDTFYDCGGDSLTMIQLIVALEKHFGITIILQDLIRETSFGGMVRFVEALLQRPDRKSRKIKG; encoded by the coding sequence TTTCAAATTATTTAACGAATAAATCTACAAAATTAGAAGTTTCAGAGGCCATATTTTCAAGTGAAAATCGTCAAAATAAAAATGAAGCTATTGCTATTATTGCGATGGACTGTAAATATCCGGGCGCTGATGATTGTGAATCCCTATGGGATAACTGTATTTCAGGCAAAGAATGTATTTCATTTTTTAATAAAAAGTCGACGAAAGAAAAAAATAATACGCAGCGTCCTGTACATGCCAGAGGCATATTGAAGGATATTGAATATTTTGATGCACAGTTTTTTAATTATAGTCCCAAAGAGGCGCAATTATCGGATCCGCAGCAGCGTTTATTCATTGAGTCGGCATGGATCGCATTAGAAAAAGCAGGTTATGCGTCTGACGACCGGAGCTACGGAAGAGTTGGCGTTTATGCCAGCATGAACGATAGTACTTATATTTTAGATCAATCTGCATTGCAAATAGCTAAGGATAATTTAACGGAGCGATTTGCGTTGCAACGATTAATGAGTTCTCAGTTTTTAGCGACAAAAGTAGCTTATTTGCTTAACTGTAGGGGCCCTAGTGTCACTGTGCAAACGGCCTGTTCCAGTTCTTTAGTGGCTGTTGTACTTGCTTGTCAACAATTAGCTTCTTTTACTTGTGATATGGCCATTGCAGGAGGTGTTTCCATTGTTACCCCCCAAGATCGCCCTTATATCTATCAGCAAGGTAATATTTATTCGCCAGATGGCCATTGTCGTCCTTTTGATGCCCATGCTGAGGGGACGGTGTTTAGTAATGGCTTAGGCGTGGTGATATTGAAACGCTTATCTGATGCGATTCGCGATAATGATTCCATTATCAGCGTAATTAAAGGGTATAGCATCAACAATGACGGTAGCCACAAAATGAGTTACGCTGCGCCGTCTCAGGAAGGACAATTGCATTGCATTTTAGCGGCTCAAGCAATGGCGAACGTAGAAGCGAATAGTATTCGATACGTTGAAACACACGGTACAGGAACACCTATAGGCGATCCTATAGAAATTGACGCATTAGCGAAAGCGTTTCGGATGAAAACGACTAAAGAACAGTTTTGCGCTTTAGGAAGCATTAAAGCGAATATCGGGCATACCCATGTGGCTGCTGGAATGGCAAGTCTAATTAAAACCGCTTTAGCTTTGCAGCATCAACAAATTCCGCCGTCTCTCCATTTTTCTTCACCCAACCCAGCTATCGATTTTGCGCATTCACCTTTCTATGTGAATACCCGTCTTCTTCATTGGCGAGAGGCTCAATACCCACGCCGTGCGGCCGTGAGTGCCTTTGGTGTAGGGGGCACTAATGCCCACATTGTCCTTGAAGAAGCGCCAGAAATAAAAAGCTTTCCTGCAAAACGTGCTACGTATACCTTGCTTCTTTCTGCAAAATCAGAAGAAGCTTTACGTGCTTATCATGATAATTTAATTAATTTCTTAGAAAAACAACAAAGTGCTTCCCCCACTTTGCTTGCAGATTTAGCTTATACTCTTCAGATAGGCAGAAATCATTATGATTATCGATCAGCCGTTGTGTGTGAGACTTTGTCAGAAGCTTTGGTTCAATTAAAAGTTGAAAAAGAAAAAAGTTACTCTCCGATTTTAAAAAGAAATGTTTCTCCAAAAAAAATTGTTTTTCTATTCCCCGGACAAGGCAGCCAGTACATTGATACTTCACGAATGCTTTACGAACGCGAACCTATTTATCGGCGATATCTCGATGAATGTTTACAAATGGCTTCCTACCACATGGGCACAAATTTGCACGATATTCTCTTCCCAAAGAAAGAAAATCAGGAGAGTGCAAAATCAAAACTTTTCCAAGCACAATTTACGCATCCCATTTTATTTTCAATTGAATACGCGCTAGCGAAGTGTTTTCAGTATTTTGGCATTGTGCCTGATATCATGCTGGGCCACAGCTTGGGAGAGTATGTCGCTGCTTGCTTAGCTGAAGTATTCTCGTTAGAAGAAGCAATCACTATTGTTTGTGCAAGGGGGAAAGCGATTGCTAATTGCGGCGAGGGTGAAATGCTAGCGGTACCGCTTCCTAAAAAAGAACTGCTTCCTTTCTGTACGATGGATATCGGTATTGCTGTGGAAATCACGCCTAGTTTATGTGTGGTTTCTGGATCTCGTGCAGCGATGAAAGAATTTCAGCAAGCGATTGAACCTGTACTTTCCAAAAAGTCCTTGTCTTTGAAACCATTAAAAAACACTTCCCCCTTTCATACGCATTTATTAAAACCAGCGGTTAAACCTTTTCTCGAGGTTTTGCAATCAGTTAAAAAACACTCTCCGAAAATTCCTTATCTTTCAAATTTAACGGGTGATTGGATAACCGACGATAAACTGAATGATCAATATTGGGTTGATCACATGTTAAGCACTGTTTTATTGTCAACGTGTGTAGAAAAATTATTGGTTGAAGCGGAAAATACCGTGTTCCTAGAAGTTGGACCAGGACGAACTTTGCTATCAACTTTACAAATGCATACTAAGAATAAGCTAAAAATGATTACAGTGCTAGCAAATGAGAAAACGATTAAAAAAAGTGACGATAAAATCTTCGCTAATGCGATAAAAGAACTTTGGTGCCAGGGCCACAGTATCGATTGGAGAAAATTTTACTCAGATGAAAAGAGAAGACGAATTCCTTTGCCAACTTATCCTTTTCAGAAACAGCGTTATTGGATTGATCAACTATTTAATTATCGAGAAGCCGATTCAGTTGAGCATAAAACAGAACTAAAATTTTATTTGCCAGCATGGATTAATGTGCCCGAACCTGTAGGCTTATTACTAACTTTTTCCTCGAATCCAGAAATACGCCGTTGGATCATTTTTGCTAATCAATCAGTTTTATGCGAGAAAACTTGTAAAAGCTTGCTCTCAATGGGCGAAAACATTATTAAAATATTTCCAGGAGAGGAAATTATCTTGCATACATATAACACCTTCACTATTAATCCTGCAGAAAAATCACATTATGAAGAAGTTCTTAGAAAAAGTGTTTCTACTGATGAAGCACATTACGTGATTCTTCATTTTTGGGGCGTTGATTCTTCTGAAATAAAGAGTGGTCATAACTTGTTGAACAGCACTGAACTTTATCAAGGCTTATATAGCGGCATTTTTATTGCGCAAGCGCTAAATCGTATTATACCTCATGCCAGTATCTTTTGGGGGATGGTGACTACACATTTGTATTCTGTCTTGGGAAATGAAAAAATTAATCCGTTAAAAAGCACGGTGTTGAGTTTATCTCGTGTGTTACCCCTTGAGAATTCTAATATTCGAATGTGTCAAATTGATGTGGATTCATTGATGAACGAAAACACGGTGGCTTTGTATGCCAATGAGGTGATTAGCCAAGTAGTGAAGAATCTTTCATGTTCAGAAGTTGTCGCCAATACTATTGTTTTGCGTCATCAGAAACGATGGAAACCTACGTATCAAGAAATAAACGTTACTGAATTTTCAAACGGGTCTGATATTACCATTGATCCTCAGGGAACTTACCTCATTACCGGGGGGTTGGGCGGAATGGGACTGGCCATTGCAAAATGGTTATCTGATAAAAATTCTGGTATTACTATCCTCTTGCTTTCCCGTAGTGTTTTCCCAGCACAAAATAGTTGGGATGATTGGTTAGCGAATCACACACCTAAAGACCCTATTAGTGAAAAGATAAAACAACTTAAGAAAATAGTTCGCAAGGGATGTCAGGTTGAAATTCTAAAAGGAGACATAGCTGACTATCGCCAAATAAAAGTACTTTTGTCCAAAGTTGAGAAGCAAACAGGTCCGATACGTGGCATATTTCATCTGGCGGGTATATCGGGCGGAGGGCTTACTGCTTTGAAAAATATTGAAACTGTTCAGGCCGTTTTGCAGCCCAAAATACAAGGAACATGGGTTTTAGCGCGGTTATTTCGAAAAAAAGTTTTGGACTTTTTCGTTAGCGCTTCGTCGTTGACAGCAATCGCTGGCGGGGTGGGGCAAATAGATTACTGCGCTGCTAATATCTTTTTAGACCATTTTTTAGAGCAAAACCCATTTAAATATTGTGAACGGCTATTAACGATCAATTGGAATGCCTGGCGGTCGGTAGGGATGGCTGCGAATGTCGCTGGAGCTAAAGTACATTGTCGTCTTTACGCGGGTAATAGTGTCACTCCCGAACAAGGAATAAAAGTTTTGAATACATTCTTAAGATCTCCTTACCGTCAAGTTCTTGTATCGCGCTACCAACCGGAGGAGGAAATCAAGCGAATTAAACGAATGTTTCAGCCAGAAGAAAAAATTGACCTATCGGCTGCAAACAGAATGAAACCAAAAGAATCAAATCAATTAAATGTGTTCGACGTTATGGGACAAACTTGGAAAGCTGTTTTAGGTGTGTCGAAGATTAATAAAACGGATACTTTTTATGACTGCGGTGGTGATTCATTAACGATGATCCAACTTATAGTTGCACTCGAAAAGCACTTTGGGATAACGATTATTTTACAAGATTTAATACGGGAAACCTCTTTTGGAGGGATGGTAAGGTTTGTGGAAGCGCTACTCCAGCGTCCAGACCGAAAGAGCCGTAAAATTAAGGGTTAA